The window AAAGCTAGAAGCAAAAATGTTATCAATAGGATGTTTAGATAAAATTGCAACCCCGTTATAGGATTTCTCTCCTTTAAAAGCCATGTACTTATAGCCTATCTTCTTAATTTCATCTTGGGGGAATAGTTCATCAGGTGTTTTAGTTTCTTGCAGGCAGATTATATCAGGATTACTGATTTTTGCAAAAACAGAGAGTAAATCTAGCCTAAGACGTAGCGAATTTATGTTCCAAGTGGCTATTTTCATATTGTATCCTAACTTTTAAATAAAACAGCTCTTGCCTTTTGTATTTCTAACTCATTATTTTTTTTGCATTCGGGATTTGGAGAGCTAGAGATGAAAATGCAACCTTTATACTCCATTTTCAGATATTCTGCCGTTTGCCAAAAAGGATAATCAAAGCCTTGTGGTAGTAAATTAGAGGCTAAACTGCAAATAATAAATATTTTCTTGCCGTATAATTTACGTCCTAAATCTTTCCTAATATCAAGCAGGTCAGTTAAACGATCCAGAAAAATTTTCATGGTGGCACTCATCGTATACCAATAAACAGGAGTAGCCAGTACAATTAGGTCGTGTCTTATTACTTTCTCTATTAAGGGTATAAAATCGTCATCCTTATTGTAATGGTCATAATCATAAATAGATATATCAAGAGATTTAAGATCGATAATTGGTATTTTATTATTCCCGATGATTGAATCTATTACTTTTCTTGTTTCGCCAAATGTTC of the Candidatus Megaera polyxenophila genome contains:
- a CDS encoding FMN reductase, translating into MTNPIIILGSSRTFGETRKVIDSIIGNNKIPIIDLKSLDISIYDYDHYNKDDDFIPLIEKVIRHDLIVLATPVYWYTMSATMKIFLDRLTDLLDIRKDLGRKLYGKKIFIICSLASNLLPQGFDYPFWQTAEYLKMEYKGCIFISSSPNPECKKNNELEIQKARAVLFKS